A window of uncultured Litoreibacter sp. contains these coding sequences:
- a CDS encoding LysR family transcriptional regulator — protein sequence MDWDKLRIFHAVADAGSLTHAGETLHLSQSAVSRQIRALEESLNTILFHRHARGLILTEQGELLFDATRSMTKRLDAASARIRDSEEEVFGELRVTTTIGFGSLWLAPRLSKLYDEYPELNIDLMLDERVLDLPMREADVAIRMKEPSQADLVRKKLMSVRMQLFANPDYLEKRGTPEDVEDLRDHRLICQNTKSEQVSAGATLVRELLSYDLPNLLTVNNYFGCLQAVHHGLGIGVLPDYVSIDDTRLVRVLPEVESNEVPVFLAYPEELRHSKRISAFRDFVVSEINLQRKKAQAL from the coding sequence ATGGATTGGGATAAGCTTAGAATATTTCACGCAGTGGCGGATGCGGGGTCGCTGACCCATGCCGGCGAGACGCTGCATTTGTCTCAATCCGCCGTCTCCCGCCAGATCAGGGCGCTGGAGGAATCGCTTAACACGATTCTATTTCACCGCCATGCGCGGGGGCTGATTCTGACCGAACAGGGCGAATTGCTGTTTGATGCGACGCGGTCCATGACCAAGCGTCTCGATGCCGCGTCCGCCCGTATTCGCGACAGCGAGGAGGAAGTTTTCGGCGAGCTGCGCGTCACCACAACCATCGGTTTTGGCTCCCTCTGGCTCGCCCCGCGCCTGTCCAAGCTCTATGACGAATATCCAGAGCTCAATATTGACCTGATGCTGGACGAACGCGTGCTGGACCTGCCAATGCGGGAAGCCGACGTGGCAATCCGCATGAAGGAGCCGTCTCAGGCCGATTTGGTGCGCAAGAAACTGATGTCGGTCCGCATGCAGCTTTTCGCCAACCCCGATTATCTGGAAAAGCGCGGCACGCCCGAAGATGTCGAGGATCTGCGCGACCACCGCCTGATTTGCCAGAACACCAAATCCGAACAGGTCAGCGCGGGGGCAACATTGGTGCGCGAGCTTCTCAGCTACGACCTGCCCAACCTGCTGACCGTGAATAACTACTTTGGCTGTTTGCAGGCCGTGCATCATGGTCTGGGGATCGGCGTTTTGCCGGATTATGTGTCCATTGATGACACCCGCCTGGTGCGTGTCCTGCCTGAGGTCGAGTCGAACGAGGTGCCTGTTTTCCTGGCCTATCCCGAGGAATTGCGCCACTCGAAACGCATATCGGCCTTTAGGGACTTCGTGGTGAGCGAAATCAACCTGCAGCGAAAAAAGGCACAAGCCCTTTAA